In one window of Ruminococcus albus AD2013 DNA:
- a CDS encoding leucine-rich repeat protein, which translates to MRKKIIAGVAAMLMVASCIPANTNFGFSAITPITASAAESKRDLGNIVLSIAKTGDIEITPKNLFEYLGVDSSVSTLNIDMSALRNEVIDFAGGSISGKQITLNAPSVTKLIPKNYPNLSHINFTDDFITCVGASFASGCTPLQTVSFGDHINSIGKSAFNNCGHLQGTSGTNLNLSNIVTIGDSAFASASEIQSITFSEDLNSIGKSAFSNNIALKTLDFPEYLLSINDSAFNGCKNLQSVMFEGNDTLSYIGVSAFAKCTSLTAVNVRDFNFNRLPNGSDVIICGNKLFSGCTSLQNFTWSSNFTLIPDETFSGCTALTRFNFEGGAEGSSCVNIGDAAFNGCSSLVSIELPDANTDIGDGAFINCTKLEKVVVSDKLTNVGEHAFGGCWVLSLYPRSDANQTKNKVVLPSTWKVISDSTFRNCSGLTQADITPATSLGASAFDGCRSLTDIIIPDAVTTIKEYTFRNCSALKDVVVSKNLGILGIEKGYVFQNCTSLETFTPSNATKLPYTIQFPASLGGVQAHGFENCPSFKYINFAENSQFAVVGEYAFNKCTGLLGSNEVGNANNTILMPAGVHDIFKNAFSECTSLKRIEFLGNISTIGISAFQKCSSLEDITMNDTIEQVRDSAFADCKALKHMPHTKEGKIAFSHIDTINASTFKNCTSLEDAFIPKNVSSIKSDAFSGCKEMKKVLWENGSSLATIGSSAFNGAEKLAVFTSANSSNQTDTTFPDSLTKIEANAFTKTALTKIIFGTPANGDTLLLSKAAFSDNVALDTVDFSNSNVIEIPESCFSKDTYLKTVILPDGNTLVKIDDNAFYYCNYLHTLGTKNDNEGEYTIPASLTAIGNKAFEDNFCMQRINLPENTTYLHLSMFNIDLSKFTVDQVEEKGYTPLEYINVDENNPDYRSVDGILYNKDMTTLYVRPIYIKDPTYIVPDTVKTIGEYALVNSFLENVVLNEGLETIEDNVCKKCHSLNSVDFGQNGTVKIGKTAFTKNKGKITLYGTSNSTAQEYAEKNKNNVIFIDNDRVATKLEILTSGGKVISDKITLAAKSKNYTFGCKQTTASGAEASDTLTWSSSDVEVATIDDTGKVTFKSMGSTTITVKNANGTAIDSITLTIAEEGDVDDFMLGDVNGDGKINVNDITKVAAHVKGKKILDESAKKRADVNGDGKINVNDITKIAAHVKGKKLIR; encoded by the coding sequence ATGAGAAAGAAGATCATAGCAGGCGTTGCAGCAATGCTTATGGTAGCTTCATGCATACCTGCTAACACAAATTTCGGTTTTTCTGCGATAACCCCTATCACCGCTTCTGCAGCTGAAAGTAAGCGCGATCTCGGAAATATTGTTTTATCAATAGCCAAGACAGGTGACATCGAGATCACACCTAAAAACCTTTTTGAATATCTTGGCGTAGATTCCAGCGTTTCTACTCTGAATATTGATATGAGCGCTCTGAGAAACGAAGTCATAGACTTCGCAGGTGGTTCTATCTCAGGAAAGCAGATCACCCTGAATGCACCTTCAGTTACGAAACTCATTCCTAAGAATTATCCTAACCTTTCACACATCAATTTCACAGATGATTTTATTACTTGCGTAGGTGCAAGCTTCGCAAGCGGATGCACACCTCTCCAGACAGTTTCTTTTGGTGACCATATCAATAGCATCGGCAAAAGTGCGTTCAACAACTGCGGACATCTCCAGGGTACCTCAGGCACTAATCTCAATCTCTCGAATATCGTAACGATAGGAGACAGTGCTTTTGCAAGCGCTTCCGAGATCCAGAGCATCACTTTCAGCGAGGATCTCAATTCGATCGGCAAGAGTGCATTTTCAAACAACATCGCTCTTAAAACACTGGATTTCCCTGAATATTTGCTGAGCATAAACGACAGCGCATTCAACGGCTGTAAGAATCTTCAGTCTGTAATGTTTGAAGGCAATGACACACTTTCCTATATCGGTGTATCTGCTTTTGCAAAATGCACCAGCCTGACTGCAGTAAACGTCAGAGACTTCAATTTCAACAGACTGCCAAACGGCTCTGATGTTATCATCTGCGGAAACAAGCTGTTCAGTGGCTGCACCTCTTTGCAGAACTTCACATGGTCAAGCAACTTCACTCTGATACCCGATGAAACATTCAGCGGCTGTACCGCACTCACAAGATTCAACTTTGAAGGCGGCGCCGAAGGTTCTTCCTGCGTTAATATAGGAGATGCCGCATTCAATGGATGCAGTTCGCTCGTAAGTATCGAACTGCCCGATGCTAACACCGATATCGGAGATGGTGCTTTCATAAACTGCACAAAACTTGAGAAGGTGGTCGTATCAGATAAGCTGACAAACGTTGGAGAACACGCTTTCGGAGGCTGCTGGGTACTGTCTCTGTATCCAAGATCCGATGCCAACCAGACCAAGAACAAGGTAGTTCTTCCCTCAACATGGAAGGTTATCTCTGATAGCACTTTCAGAAATTGCTCCGGTCTGACTCAGGCAGACATAACACCCGCTACCTCTCTGGGCGCATCTGCATTTGATGGCTGCCGTTCTCTGACGGATATAATTATCCCCGATGCAGTAACCACCATCAAAGAGTACACATTCCGTAACTGTTCAGCGCTCAAGGATGTAGTAGTATCAAAGAATCTCGGTATACTCGGTATTGAAAAAGGATATGTTTTCCAGAACTGCACATCACTTGAAACATTCACACCAAGCAATGCAACAAAGCTTCCTTACACGATACAGTTCCCTGCATCTCTCGGCGGTGTTCAGGCTCACGGCTTCGAGAACTGCCCCTCTTTCAAGTACATAAACTTTGCTGAGAATTCTCAGTTCGCAGTTGTAGGTGAATACGCATTTAACAAATGTACAGGTCTGCTGGGTTCAAACGAGGTCGGAAATGCAAACAATACCATCCTCATGCCTGCAGGCGTACACGATATATTCAAGAACGCATTTTCCGAGTGTACTTCTCTTAAGAGAATCGAATTCCTCGGCAATATATCCACCATCGGTATATCCGCTTTCCAGAAGTGTTCCTCTCTGGAAGATATAACTATGAACGATACCATCGAGCAGGTACGTGATTCGGCATTTGCTGACTGCAAAGCTCTTAAGCATATGCCTCACACCAAGGAAGGTAAGATCGCATTCTCCCACATAGATACCATCAATGCTTCTACCTTCAAGAACTGCACCAGCCTTGAAGATGCTTTTATCCCCAAGAACGTAAGCTCTATCAAGAGTGATGCTTTCTCCGGATGCAAAGAAATGAAAAAGGTACTGTGGGAAAACGGCTCTTCTCTTGCTACTATCGGCAGCAGTGCATTCAACGGCGCTGAAAAGCTGGCTGTATTCACTTCTGCGAACAGCAGCAACCAAACTGATACAACATTCCCCGACAGCCTTACCAAGATAGAAGCAAACGCATTCACAAAGACAGCTCTCACCAAGATCATTTTCGGCACTCCCGCTAACGGAGATACACTGCTTCTGAGTAAAGCTGCTTTCTCCGATAACGTAGCACTTGATACTGTTGACTTCTCCAATTCAAACGTGATCGAGATACCGGAAAGCTGCTTCAGCAAGGACACCTACCTCAAGACTGTTATTCTGCCCGATGGCAACACTCTTGTTAAGATCGATGACAACGCATTCTATTACTGCAACTACCTGCATACCCTCGGAACAAAAAATGACAACGAGGGCGAGTATACTATACCAGCTAGTCTCACTGCCATCGGAAACAAGGCTTTTGAAGACAACTTCTGTATGCAGAGGATCAATCTGCCTGAAAACACAACCTATCTGCATCTGTCTATGTTCAATATAGACCTCAGTAAATTTACAGTTGATCAGGTCGAGGAAAAAGGATATACCCCTCTGGAGTATATCAATGTTGATGAGAACAATCCCGACTACAGAAGTGTTGACGGCATTCTTTACAACAAGGATATGACTACCCTGTATGTACGTCCTATTTATATAAAAGATCCTACATACATCGTTCCCGATACTGTTAAGACCATAGGAGAGTATGCCTTAGTAAACAGCTTTCTGGAGAATGTTGTACTCAACGAAGGTCTGGAGACGATCGAAGATAATGTGTGCAAAAAATGCCACAGCCTTAACAGCGTTGATTTCGGTCAGAACGGTACAGTTAAAATCGGTAAAACAGCATTTACAAAAAACAAGGGCAAGATCACACTGTACGGTACAAGCAATTCTACAGCACAGGAATATGCAGAGAAAAACAAGAACAATGTAATATTCATAGATAATGACCGCGTTGCTACTAAGCTGGAGATCCTTACATCGGGCGGAAAGGTCATCAGCGATAAGATCACTCTTGCTGCTAAGAGCAAAAACTACACCTTCGGCTGCAAGCAGACTACTGCAAGCGGCGCAGAAGCTTCCGATACCCTTACCTGGTCTTCAAGTGACGTTGAAGTCGCTACCATCGACGACACAGGCAAGGTAACATTCAAGAGCATGGGCAGTACCACTATCACTGTCAAGAATGCTAACGGTACTGCCATTGACAGCATCACACTGACAATAGCAGAAGAAGGTGATGTTGACGACTTCATGCTCGGCGACGTTAACGGCGACGGCAAGATCAACGTTAATGACATCACAAAGGTCGCTGCTCACGTAAAGGGCAAGAAGATACTCGATGAATCTGCTAAAAAACGTGCTGATGTCAATGGAGACGGCAAGATCAACGTTAATGACATCACAAAGATAGCTGCACACGTTAAGGGCAAAAAGCTCATTCGCTGA
- a CDS encoding TIGR01212 family radical SAM protein (This family includes YhcC from E. coli K-12, an uncharacterized radical SAM protein.), whose amino-acid sequence MNGFEYSDDNKRYHSYSYYLKKRFGKKVYKVPLNIDLGCPNRDGTKGIGGCAFCSAKMSGNFAGDPRKTVEEQYAQVRDVMEKKWADALCIPYFQAGSNTYADVGMLREMFDAALELENAVGLSIATRADCIDTKKAKMLGELAKGTYLTVELGLQTIYDSTALAMNRCHTYADLLRAYEMLRAEDVNVCIHLIDGLPGETAEMMRESARTVGQLDIHAVKLHLLHVLKDTALADMYARGEFRTLERDEYIGIICDQLELLPPRIVIERLTGDGDRNELIAPMWSRDKRRVLNGIDMEMARRDAYQGDKI is encoded by the coding sequence ATGAACGGTTTTGAATATTCCGACGACAACAAGCGTTATCACAGCTACAGCTATTATCTGAAAAAACGCTTTGGCAAAAAGGTGTACAAAGTCCCGCTGAATATAGACCTCGGCTGTCCCAACCGCGACGGCACGAAAGGCATTGGCGGATGCGCTTTCTGCTCGGCTAAGATGAGCGGAAATTTCGCAGGCGACCCTCGCAAGACCGTTGAAGAGCAGTACGCCCAAGTCCGTGACGTTATGGAGAAAAAATGGGCTGACGCACTTTGTATCCCCTATTTTCAGGCAGGGAGCAACACCTATGCAGATGTTGGTATGCTTCGTGAAATGTTCGATGCCGCCCTTGAACTCGAAAACGCAGTCGGTCTTAGCATCGCCACCCGCGCAGACTGTATCGACACAAAAAAAGCAAAGATGCTTGGTGAACTGGCAAAGGGCACATATCTCACGGTAGAACTAGGCTTACAGACGATATACGACAGCACAGCCCTCGCAATGAACCGCTGTCACACCTATGCCGACCTGCTTCGTGCATACGAAATGCTCCGGGCAGAAGATGTGAACGTGTGCATACACCTGATAGATGGTCTTCCGGGTGAAACAGCCGAAATGATGAGAGAATCGGCACGAACAGTCGGACAGCTGGATATACACGCGGTAAAGCTTCATCTGCTCCATGTGCTGAAAGACACAGCGCTGGCTGATATGTACGCCCGCGGAGAGTTCCGTACCCTTGAAAGAGACGAGTATATCGGCATCATCTGCGACCAGCTTGAACTTCTCCCGCCGCGGATAGTAATTGAAAGGCTCACAGGTGACGGTGACCGAAATGAGCTGATAGCCCCCATGTGGAGCCGTGACAAACGCCGCGTTTTAAATGGTATAGATATGGAAATGGCTCGCAGGGACGCATACCAGGGCGACAAGATATGA
- the yabP gene encoding sporulation protein YabP, which yields MTEIQGRHNAILEDRSKLMLTGVNDVERFDENTVVLYTQLGELTVKGEKLHISELSVENGELNIDGEISALVYGQRDAVSRLGFFGKLLR from the coding sequence ATGACAGAAATACAGGGCAGGCACAATGCCATACTTGAAGACCGCAGCAAACTTATGCTGACGGGGGTCAACGATGTCGAGCGATTTGACGAGAATACGGTGGTATTGTACACTCAGCTTGGGGAGCTTACTGTAAAGGGCGAAAAGCTCCATATCAGTGAACTGAGTGTTGAAAACGGAGAACTCAATATCGACGGTGAGATATCCGCATTGGTTTACGGTCAGCGTGATGCCGTCAGCAGGCTGGGATTTTTCGGCAAACTGCTGCGATGA